In the Streptomyces sp. SJL17-4 genome, CCGCTGGTCGCCTGCCATGGTAGCGGGCAGGCGCCTGGCGTGAGTACGGATGTTGTTACGTCGACTGGCGGCCGCTGCCTCGGCACCACGTTGCGGTCTTCGAGTGGCAGTTGGGGCACAGATAGCGGAGGTTCTCCCGGCGATTGTCGAACCAGTTTCCGTTGATGTGGTCGATCTGCAGTGTGATGGATCCACCTCTCCACGAACCTTCGTTGCCGCACTCAACGCAGCGGTACGGGATACCTACCTCGGTGAGCGCGCGGTGGAGCCGGTCGCGGTTTTCGCGCGACGATCCTTCGGGGCGGACCCGGAATACCGTGTGCGCGAGCGGTTCAGGCCGGGGAACTGGGTCACATCGATTCCGGCTGCTGCGACCCGTCTGCTGATGTGCGAGAGCGTTCCGGTGGCCGGGGGCACGCCGAGCTTCTGCGCGACCTCGCGGAGTGTCGTAGAGGCGGCAACCGCCTCGGCAATGGCGCTGTCTGTGTACTTGCGCCAGGGGCTTCGTTGCTTGAAATGGCTGGTGTCGATGCCGTACTCGGCCACCTTCGACTGCAGTGTGCGGCGTCGGCCCCCGCTCTCGTTGACGCCGAGGCGGCGCATCAGATCCGCCCACCCACTCGCCTCCGCCACAACGGCGGTGAGCCGCTCCTGCGTGTACGCGCTCGTCCCTCCGATCCGGCCACCCGTTCGCGGCCTCGTACGGACTAACGAGCCGAATATCGGACGGTCACGTCATAACGCGTACGAATATCGCGTCCGGAACGCGGAACGGCCCGCACCGCTTCGGTCAGCGGTGCGGGCCGTTCCCGGGCGAAGGTCAGGGCTCAGATGCCCAGGTCCCTGATGATCTTGGCCACGTGGCCCGTCGCCTTCACGTTGTAGAAGGCGTGTTCCACGTTGCCGTCCTCGTCCACGACGACCGTCGAGCGGATCACGCCCGTCACCACCTTGCCGTACAGCTTCTTCTCGCCGAAGGCGCCGTACGCCTCCAGGGTCTCCTTCGACGGGTCGCCGACCAGCGTGACCTTCAGGTTCTCCTTCTCGCGGAACTTCGCCAGCTTCTCCGGCTTGTCCGGCGAGACGCCGATGACGTCGTAGCCCGCCGTCGCCAGCACGTCCAGGTTGTCCGTGAAGTCGCACGCCTGCTTCGTGCAGCCGGGGGTCAGCGCCGCCGGGTAGAAGTAGACGATGACCTTGCGGCCCTTGTGATCTGCGAGGGAGACCTCGTTGCCGTCCGCGTCGGGCAGGGTGAAGGCGGGGGCGGTGTCGCCGGGCTGCAGTCGCTCGCTCATGGCTGGCTCTCCTCGGGATGGTTCGCGTACGCGTACAGAGCCTAATGGGGGGTCTGATACGACCCGAAGGCGGCGGAACTGACAGACTGGCCGTCAACGACCGGATCACGACTACGGAGGCAGCGCGGTGTCGGAGGCCAGGACCCCTGCGCAGATCGAGGCGGACATCGTCCGCCGGCGCGAGCAGCTCGCCGTCACTCTCGACGAGATCGGCATTCGGGTGCACCCCAAGACGATCATCGGGGACGCGAAGGCCAAGGTCGCCTCGACGGTCGACCAGACCGCCGGACGCGCCTTCGTCGCCGTCAACCGGGTCGTCTCGGACGTGAAGGCACGTTTCACCCATGAGGACGGCGCCCCCCGCCTGGAGCGCGTGGTGCCGGCGGCCCTCGTCGCCGTGGCGGTCATCGGGCTGCTCGCCGCGTCCTCCCGCAAGAGCAAGCGATGACCTTTCCAGGGATGACCCCTCCCCGCCCCGGGTGCCGTACCCGGGCAGGTAGGTTCACCCCGTGAGCGAGAACACGCACGACAAGCTGCCCATCCGGATGCTCCACGACCGCGTCCTGGTCCGCACCGACTCCCCGGAGGGGGAGCGGCGCTCCGGCGGCGGCATCCTGATTCCGGCGACCGCAGCCGTCGGCCGGCGCCTGGCCTGGGCCGAGGTGGTCGCGGTCGGTCAGAACGTCCGGACCGTCGAGATCGGCGACCGGGTGCTGTACGACCCCGAGGACCGCGCCGAGGTCGAGGTGCGGGGTGTCGCGTACGTCCTGATGCGGGAGCGCGATCTGCACGCGGTGGCCGCGGACCGGTTCCAGGGGACGACGGACTCGACCGGGCTGTATCTGTAGGAGTCCGTGGGAGTGGTTTCGGCGGAGGGCCCTGGTGACCATGGTCACCAGGGCCCTCCGCCGTTCCTTGCTAGCCTGGAGACACCCGACGAGACGCGCCGTACCGGGATTCCGACAAGACGACGCACCCCTGTTGTTCCGTCTCGCGGAGGTGTTGTCGTCATGGCCTGGGTTCTTCTTGTCGTCGCGGGTCTGCTGGAAGTCGGCTGGTCGATCGGGATGAAGTACACCGACGGCTTCACGCGGCTCTGGCCGAGCGTGTTCACCGGCGCCGGGATCGTCGCCTCCATGCTGCTGCTCTCGCACGCCGCCAAGACGCTGCCGATCGGTACGGCGTACGGCGTGTGGGTGGGCATCGGCGCGGCCGGTGCGGCGGTGCTCGGCATGGTGGTGCTGGGCGAGCCGGCGACCGCCGCCCGGATCTTCTTCGTCTGTCTGCTGCTGGTCGCCGTGGTGGGACTCAAGGCGACCTCGGGTCACTGACCTGGTGCACCGCGAGGGGGCCGGGGGCTGCGTGACGCCGCTCCCGGGCCCGCCTCGCCCAGTTCGTACGATTCCTCGGGAACGTCAGAGGCATCGGGGGCATCCGGCACCGGCGGGACCGGCGGCAGTTCCTCCGCCCCCGGCATCAGCTGGAGGTCGAAGTCCCGCGGTGCCGTTCCCGCCAGTGCCTCGCGGGTGAACTGGGCCCAGATCTCGGCGGGCGCCCCGCCTCCGTTGATCCGGGGCAGTCCGAGGGCGCCGTACAGCGGTTCCTGCCGGCCCGTCTCCGGGTCCTGGCCCATCAGGGCGACGACCGTGGCGAGTTCCGGGGTGTAGCCGGCGAACCAGGCGGCCTTGTCGTCCTCCGCCGTGCCCGTCTTGCCGGCGGCGGGCCGCCCGGCGGCCTGCGCGGCCGTTCCCGTGCCCGTCTCGACGACGCTCCGCAGGATCGACGTCGTCGTGTCGGCGGCCTCGCGGCTCACCGCCTGCCGGGCAGGGCGGGTCGGCACGGCCATCTCCTGGCCGTCCCTGCTGAGGCCCTCGACGAGGGAGTACGTACCGTGCCTGCCGTGCGCGGCGAGGGTCGCGTACGCCGTCGCCATGTCCAGGACGCTCGCCGTGGCGGGGCCGAGTGCGATGGAGGGGGAGGCGGTGAGGTCGGGGGTGGAGCCGGGCAGGCCGAGGGCGACGGCGGTGCGTCGTACGTGCCCGGGGCCGACGTCGACGGCCATCTGGGCGTACACGGCGTTGACCGACAGGTCGGTCGCGGCGCCGACGGCGATCTCGCCGTAACTCTCGTCGTCCTCGTTGGCGGGGTCGTACGGGGTGCCGTTCCAGCCCTCGACCGGGCGCCGGTTGCTTCCGTCGTACACGGTGTACGGGGTGATCGGCTCGCCCTGCTGCGTCTGGGCGCCGCTCTGGACCGCCGCGGTGAAGACGAAGGGCTTGAAGGTGGAGCCGACCTGGTAGTCGCGGCGGGTGGCGTTGTTGACGTACTGCTGGGTGTAGTCGACGCCGCCGTACAGGGCGAGGACCTTGCCGTTCGCCGGGTCGACGGCCGCCGCGCCGACCCGTACGTACCGGTCGGTGGGGGAGCTCGCCGGGTCGAGCCGGGACATGACCCGCTCCTCGACGGCCTGGACGAGCGCGTCCTGCTTGGCGGGTTCGAGGGTGGTGGTGATGCGGAAGCCGCCGCCGGCGAGGGTCTTCTCGTCGACGATCCCGTGCCCGGTCAGGTACTCCTCGACGGCCTGCACGAGGTAGCCGCGCTGGCCGGAGAGGCCGGTCGCGGGGCGGGCGGTCTGGGGGGTGGGGAAGCGGGCGGCGGCACGGTCGGCGCGGGTGAGCCAGCCTTCGGTGACCATGCCGTCGAGGACGTAGTTCCAGCGGGCGACGGCCTTGGCGCGGTTCTCGGGGTGGGTGGTGACGTCGTAGGCGCTGGGGGCCTTGAGGACGGAGGCGAGGTACGCGCCCTCGGCGGTGTCGAGGTCCTCGACGTCCTTGCCGTAGTAGGCGCGGGCGGCGGCCTGGAGGCCGTACGCGTTGCGTCCGAAGTAGCTGGTGTTCAGGTAGCCCTGGAGGATGTCCTCCTTGCTCTTCTCGCGGCCGAGCTTGATCGCGATGAAGAACTCCTTCGCCTTGCGGGTGAGGGTCTGCTCCTGGCCCAGGTAGTAGTTCTTGACGTACTGCTGGGTGATGGTGGAACCGGACTGGCGGCCCTTGCCGGTGACGGTGTTCCAGGCGGCGCGGACCATCGCCTTGGGGTCGACGGCGCGCGAGGCGTGGAAGTCGCGGTCCTCGGCGGCGAGGACGGCCCGCCGGACGGTGAGGGGGACGCGGTCGAGCCGTACGTTCTCGCGGTTGACCTCGCCGTCGCGGGCGAGGGTGCTGCCGTCCCGGTAGAGGTAGACGTTGGACTGGGCGAGGGCGGCGGCGTTGGCGGGCGGGATCTCCACCAGGAGGTAGCCGGCGGCGAAGGCACCGGCGAGCAGCAGGGTGCCGAGGAGCAGGAGCCCGAAGAGGGTGCGCAGGAGGCGGCGGGGACGCCGCTTCGCCTTGCGTGGTGGGGGAGGGGAGAGGGTGGGGTCCCTCGGCTCCCAGCCCGTGGGGCGGGCCGGCCGGGGGGCGTCGGAGTCGCTCGTACCGGAGGAAGGGGGCATGGCACCTCATATTGCCCCCAACCCGACGAAACTCCTGAATGCGACCCGAAGGTGACGGGAAATCCGGTCGCGGGTCGCGGGCTCACCTCGCTAGGGTCGTGCGCTTCGGTGTTTTTCCGTGCTTTACGGACTGGGCGTACGGAAGGAGCGGCATGCTGCGGCTGTACGCGACGGTGGCCGCGGGCGGCTTCCGGCGCCATGCCACCTACCGGGTGGCGACGGCGGCGGGGGTGTTCACCAACACCGTCTTCGGCTTCATCCTGTCGTACACGTACATCGCCCTCTGGGACGAGCGCCCGCAGCTCGGCGGCTACTCGATGGACGACGCCCTCGCGTACGTGTGGATCGGGCAGGCGCTGATCACGGTCTGCGGGATGATGGGCGGAGGCTTCGAGGACGAGCTGATCGAGCGGATCAGGACCGGCGACATCGCGGTCGACCTCTACCGCCCCGCCGACCTCCAGATCTGGTGGTTCTCGGCCAACCTGGGCAGATCCGCCTACCAGTTGCTCGGCCGCGGGATCGCCCCGATGGCGGCCGGCTGGCTCGCCTTCCGCTTCACGCTGCCGGCCGGGCCGGGGTCGTGGCTCGCCTTCATGGTGGCCGTGGCGCTGGGCTCGACGGTCGGATTCGCGATCTGGTACCTGGTGGCGATGAGCGCGTTCTGGCTGATGGACGGTCAGGGCGTGGTGCAGGTGGCCTGGCTGGGCGGCCTGTTCTTCTCGGGGATGCTGCTCCCGCTGAACGTCTTCCCGGGCGCGCTCGGCGAGGTCGCCCGGGTGCTGCCGTGGGCGTCGCTGCTCCAGGTGCCGGCCGATGTGTACCTGGGGACGTACGAGGGCTGGGAGCTCGCCGGGGCGTACGCCTTCCAGGGCGGCTGGGCGCTGGTGCTGCTCGGCGCGGGCCGGGCGGTGCAGGCGGCGGCGACGCGGAAGGTGGTGGTGCAGGGTGGATGAGGCGACACGCACGCGCGTGGGGTCGGGAGGTGGACGCGGTGACGGGCTGGGTCCTGCTCCCGCTCCCGCTCCCGGCCTCCTTGCCGACTCCTGGCGGACGTACCGCATGGTCGCGGGCATGTGGATCCGCTCGACGATGACGTACCGCGCCTCCTTCGCGCTCACGGTCGTCACCAACTTCTGCGTCACCTTCTTCGACTTCGTCGTCATCCTCCTGATGTTTGGTCAGGTGGAGGGTCTCGGCGGTTTCGCGTTCGCGGAGGTGGCCCTCCTGTACGGGACGGCGGGCACGGCGTTCGGGATCGCGGACCTGACGATGGGCTCGCTCCAGCGGATGGGGTCGCGGGTCAGGGACGGCTCGCTCGACACGTTCCTGATGCGGCCGGCGCCGCTGCTCGCGCAGGTGGCGGGGGACAAGTTCGCGCTGCGGAGGTTCGGCCGGGTGACGCAGGGGCTGCTGGTCCTGGTGTGGAGCCTGTGCCTGCTGGACGTGGCGTGGACGCCGGTGAAGCTGGTGCTGCTGCCGGTGACGGTGGTGTCCGGGGCGGTGATCTTCGGCGCCGTGATGGTGCTGGGGGCCTCGGTGCTGTTCTGGATGCAGGACGCGGCGGAGGTGACGAACTCCTTCACGTACGGCGGGAACACCCTCCTCCAGTACCCGCCGACGATCTTCGCGAAGGACCTGGTGCGGGGTGTGGTGTACGTCGTACCGCTCGCGTTCGTGAACTGGCTGCCGGCGCTGTACGTGCTGGACCGGCCGGCTCCGGCGGGGGTGCCGGAGTGGGCGGCGTTCGCGTCGCCGCTGGTGGCGGCGGTGTGCTGCGGGGTGGCGGGGCTGGCGTGGCGGGCCGGGATCCGCGCGTACCGATCGACAGGAAGCTGAGGGCACAGTGTCGTTCATCGAACTGGAGAACCTGGAGAAGGTCTTCACGGTCCGCCGCAAAGCCGGCCTCCTCCGCCGCGAGAGGAAGGAGGTCAGGGCGGTCGACGGCATCAGCTTCGCCGTCGAGCGCGGGGAGATGGTCGGCTACATCGGCCCGAACGGCGCGGGGAAGTCGACGACGATCAAGATGCTGACGGGCATCCTCACCCCCAGCGGCGGCCGGCTGCGGGTCGCGGGCATCGATCCGGCGCGCGAACGCACCCGTCTCGCGCAACGGATCGGGGTGGTCTTCGGCCAGCGGACGACGCTCTGGTGGGACCTGCCGCTGAGGGACTCGTACCGGCTGATGCACCGGATGTACCGCATCCCCGACGCCCGCTTCCGGGAGAACCTGGACCGGTGCGTGGAACTCCTGGAGCTGGCGGAGCTGCTGGAGGTCCCCGTACGGCAGCTGTCGCTGGGGCAGCGGATGCGCGGGGACATCGCGGCGGCGCTCCTCCACGACCCGGAGGTGCTGTACCTCGACGAGCCGACGATCGGCCTCGACGTGGTGTCGAAGGCGAGGGTGAGGGAGTTCCTGAGCCACCTCAACACCACCCAGGGCACGACGGTCCTGCTGACCACCCACGACCTCACGGACATCGAGCAGCTGTGCTCGCGGGTGATGGTGATCGACCACGGGCGGCTGATGTACGACGGCGAGCTGGCGGGCCTGCACGCGGTGGGCGAGAGCGAGCGGCTCCTGGTGGTGGACCTGGAGCGGGAACTGCCGCCGATCGCGGACGTGCAGGGAGCCCGCTTCGTGCGGTCCGAGGGCCCCCGCCAGTGGCTCGCCTTCCCGGCGACGACGTCGGCGGCACCGCTGGTGGCGGCGGTGGCGGCGAAGTATCCCCTGCTCGACCTGTCGGTGCGGGAGCCGGACATCGAGACGGTGATCGCGAAGATGTACGGGGGAACTCGGGACGAGCGCCGGGAGTCCCTGATGTAGGAGGTCAGGCCAATGGTGAGTTTTTCGTACACGGCGGCGGACGAGGAGAAGAGCAGAGGCGTCCGCCGCATGAAGTCGCTGGCGACGTCGCTGCTGCTCGTCGTGGCCGTGATCTACGCCCTGGCGACCTGGGCGGAGAACGCGGGCTGGGGGGCCTGGGCCGGCTATGTCGCGGCGGCGGCGGAGGCCGGCATGGTCGGCGCACTGGCGGACTGGTTCGCGGTGACGGCGCTGTTCCGGCGGCCGCTGGGCCTGCCGATCCCGCACACGGCGATCATCCCGACGAAGAAGGACCAGCTGGGCGCGTCGCTGGGCCATTTCGTGGGCGAGAACTTCCTCTCCCCGGATGTCGTGCGGGGCAGGCTGGCGGCCCTGGGCATCGGGCGCCGCCTCGGCGAGTGGCTGGCGGACCCGGCGCACGCGGACCGGGTGACGGCGGAGGCGTCGACGGCGCTGCGGGGCGCGCTGACCGTCCTGCGCGACTCGGACGTGCAGGCGGTCGTGGGCGAGGCGATCACCCGGCGGGCGGAGGCGGCGGAGATCGCGCCGGGCCT is a window encoding:
- a CDS encoding HNH endonuclease signature motif containing protein; this translates as MPYRCVECGNEGSWRGGSITLQIDHINGNWFDNRRENLRYLCPNCHSKTATWCRGSGRQST
- the bcp gene encoding thioredoxin-dependent thiol peroxidase yields the protein MSERLQPGDTAPAFTLPDADGNEVSLADHKGRKVIVYFYPAALTPGCTKQACDFTDNLDVLATAGYDVIGVSPDKPEKLAKFREKENLKVTLVGDPSKETLEAYGAFGEKKLYGKVVTGVIRSTVVVDEDGNVEHAFYNVKATGHVAKIIRDLGI
- a CDS encoding DUF3618 domain-containing protein, whose amino-acid sequence is MSEARTPAQIEADIVRRREQLAVTLDEIGIRVHPKTIIGDAKAKVASTVDQTAGRAFVAVNRVVSDVKARFTHEDGAPRLERVVPAALVAVAVIGLLAASSRKSKR
- a CDS encoding co-chaperone GroES, coding for MSENTHDKLPIRMLHDRVLVRTDSPEGERRSGGGILIPATAAVGRRLAWAEVVAVGQNVRTVEIGDRVLYDPEDRAEVEVRGVAYVLMRERDLHAVAADRFQGTTDSTGLYL
- a CDS encoding multidrug efflux SMR transporter, whose amino-acid sequence is MAWVLLVVAGLLEVGWSIGMKYTDGFTRLWPSVFTGAGIVASMLLLSHAAKTLPIGTAYGVWVGIGAAGAAVLGMVVLGEPATAARIFFVCLLLVAVVGLKATSGH
- a CDS encoding transglycosylase domain-containing protein, whose protein sequence is MPPSSGTSDSDAPRPARPTGWEPRDPTLSPPPPRKAKRRPRRLLRTLFGLLLLGTLLLAGAFAAGYLLVEIPPANAAALAQSNVYLYRDGSTLARDGEVNRENVRLDRVPLTVRRAVLAAEDRDFHASRAVDPKAMVRAAWNTVTGKGRQSGSTITQQYVKNYYLGQEQTLTRKAKEFFIAIKLGREKSKEDILQGYLNTSYFGRNAYGLQAAARAYYGKDVEDLDTAEGAYLASVLKAPSAYDVTTHPENRAKAVARWNYVLDGMVTEGWLTRADRAAARFPTPQTARPATGLSGQRGYLVQAVEEYLTGHGIVDEKTLAGGGFRITTTLEPAKQDALVQAVEERVMSRLDPASSPTDRYVRVGAAAVDPANGKVLALYGGVDYTQQYVNNATRRDYQVGSTFKPFVFTAAVQSGAQTQQGEPITPYTVYDGSNRRPVEGWNGTPYDPANEDDESYGEIAVGAATDLSVNAVYAQMAVDVGPGHVRRTAVALGLPGSTPDLTASPSIALGPATASVLDMATAYATLAAHGRHGTYSLVEGLSRDGQEMAVPTRPARQAVSREAADTTTSILRSVVETGTGTAAQAAGRPAAGKTGTAEDDKAAWFAGYTPELATVVALMGQDPETGRQEPLYGALGLPRINGGGAPAEIWAQFTREALAGTAPRDFDLQLMPGAEELPPVPPVPDAPDASDVPEESYELGEAGPGAASRSPRPPRGAPGQ
- a CDS encoding ABC-2 family transporter protein; translation: MRLYATVAAGGFRRHATYRVATAAGVFTNTVFGFILSYTYIALWDERPQLGGYSMDDALAYVWIGQALITVCGMMGGGFEDELIERIRTGDIAVDLYRPADLQIWWFSANLGRSAYQLLGRGIAPMAAGWLAFRFTLPAGPGSWLAFMVAVALGSTVGFAIWYLVAMSAFWLMDGQGVVQVAWLGGLFFSGMLLPLNVFPGALGEVARVLPWASLLQVPADVYLGTYEGWELAGAYAFQGGWALVLLGAGRAVQAAATRKVVVQGG
- a CDS encoding ABC transporter permease — translated: MVAGMWIRSTMTYRASFALTVVTNFCVTFFDFVVILLMFGQVEGLGGFAFAEVALLYGTAGTAFGIADLTMGSLQRMGSRVRDGSLDTFLMRPAPLLAQVAGDKFALRRFGRVTQGLLVLVWSLCLLDVAWTPVKLVLLPVTVVSGAVIFGAVMVLGASVLFWMQDAAEVTNSFTYGGNTLLQYPPTIFAKDLVRGVVYVVPLAFVNWLPALYVLDRPAPAGVPEWAAFASPLVAAVCCGVAGLAWRAGIRAYRSTGS
- a CDS encoding ATP-binding cassette domain-containing protein; protein product: MSFIELENLEKVFTVRRKAGLLRRERKEVRAVDGISFAVERGEMVGYIGPNGAGKSTTIKMLTGILTPSGGRLRVAGIDPARERTRLAQRIGVVFGQRTTLWWDLPLRDSYRLMHRMYRIPDARFRENLDRCVELLELAELLEVPVRQLSLGQRMRGDIAAALLHDPEVLYLDEPTIGLDVVSKARVREFLSHLNTTQGTTVLLTTHDLTDIEQLCSRVMVIDHGRLMYDGELAGLHAVGESERLLVVDLERELPPIADVQGARFVRSEGPRQWLAFPATTSAAPLVAAVAAKYPLLDLSVREPDIETVIAKMYGGTRDERRESLM